One window from the genome of Gimesia aquarii encodes:
- a CDS encoding BlaI/MecI/CopY family transcriptional regulator, translated as MAKADSSPLTESQREIMEIVWERGEVTVSEVRDALAKQRELARNTVQTMIVRLEEKGWLKHREQGRTFVYSAKRPRTVSLGAKVSQMVDRLFAGSPEELVTALLDYRDISPEEIERIRAMIDKAETKQKRNSK; from the coding sequence ATGGCGAAAGCAGATTCTTCACCGCTGACAGAATCGCAGCGGGAGATTATGGAAATCGTGTGGGAACGCGGTGAAGTCACCGTTAGCGAAGTACGCGACGCACTAGCGAAACAACGCGAACTGGCCCGCAACACTGTACAAACCATGATTGTACGGCTCGAAGAAAAAGGCTGGCTGAAACACCGCGAGCAGGGAAGGACCTTCGTCTACTCAGCAAAACGACCGCGAACGGTGTCACTCGGGGCCAAGGTTTCGCAGATGGTCGACCGTCTCTTTGCCGGTTCACCAGAAGAACTGGTCACTGCGTTGCTGGACTACAGAGACATTTCGCCTGAAGAAATCGAACGCATTCGAGCAATGATCGACAAAGCGGAAACAAAACAGAAACGTAATTCCAAGTAG
- a CDS encoding DUF1559 domain-containing protein, producing MENEPGEPPKQKKYTIVGWLTLCVIFAFVLGCAGILFPLQSLYYLSLGWFPFLKRVIPQMTVSVSGLVSALVLLILMAVVIQLLGAFIVRRLQTHNTTVSPKHWQTRWTFALIVIVGISFTGGFAVVGIAHQTSWLVTSDDALIYKSGFGAARRSTSKNNLKQIGLAMHNYHETFNQLPNGGIFSQSGQPLHSWTSQVLPYLDHTALYNEIDFKQSWDAETNRKVFETKIPALENPGMKFLFDNGKTNEQNAKGYQPAHYAANSLVLNANSNMNFKQISDGTSNTILAGEIQSNIKPWGDPRNFRDPTLGINQSRHGFGSPFTGGAHFLIGDGSVRFISEEIDPEVLKALSTPAGGETVNEF from the coding sequence ATGGAAAATGAACCCGGGGAACCACCAAAACAGAAAAAGTACACCATAGTGGGTTGGTTGACACTTTGTGTGATTTTCGCATTTGTACTGGGGTGTGCCGGAATACTCTTTCCCCTTCAATCCCTCTACTATCTTTCTCTGGGTTGGTTCCCGTTTTTAAAACGCGTGATTCCACAAATGACGGTTTCCGTTTCGGGTCTTGTGAGCGCTTTGGTTCTACTCATCTTGATGGCTGTTGTCATTCAACTCCTGGGTGCTTTTATTGTCCGACGTTTGCAAACTCATAACACAACTGTTTCTCCGAAACACTGGCAGACGCGCTGGACGTTCGCGTTGATCGTTATAGTTGGTATCTCTTTTACCGGTGGCTTTGCCGTTGTGGGAATTGCCCACCAGACGTCCTGGCTGGTAACCAGCGACGACGCTCTCATTTACAAAAGTGGATTCGGTGCTGCCAGACGTAGTACGTCCAAGAATAATCTCAAACAGATTGGTCTGGCAATGCACAACTATCATGAGACGTTCAACCAACTTCCCAATGGTGGAATCTTTAGTCAATCCGGCCAACCGCTACATAGCTGGACTTCGCAAGTGTTACCGTATCTGGATCATACTGCTCTCTATAATGAGATCGATTTCAAACAATCTTGGGACGCGGAGACAAATCGTAAAGTCTTCGAGACTAAAATACCCGCATTAGAGAATCCCGGGATGAAATTTCTTTTTGACAATGGAAAAACGAACGAACAAAATGCCAAAGGATACCAGCCAGCCCATTATGCCGCTAATAGTCTGGTGTTAAACGCGAATTCAAACATGAATTTTAAACAAATCAGTGATGGCACATCAAACACAATCCTGGCAGGCGAAATTCAATCGAATATCAAACCCTGGGGCGATCCACGTAACTTTCGCGACCCGACATTAGGCATTAACCAAAGCCGACACGGGTTTGGGAGTCCATTCACTGGCGGGGCACACTTTTTAATTGGCGATGGCAGCGTCCGCTTTATTTCAGAGGAGATCGACCCGGAAGTGCTCAAGGCACTCAGTACTCCCGCCGGCGGTGAAACTGTAAATGAATTTTAA
- a CDS encoding aminotransferase class I/II-fold pyridoxal phosphate-dependent enzyme, with product MWIRLRLDIGWRDLCYGFFGSIAPDKRETTQQQLESFWSEQRYDTLACLSVRSGFDLLLQALALPEGSEVLFSAVTIRDMPQIAEAHGLVPVPVDVCGSDYHIDMASLQQAVTTKSRILVVAHLFGARPDMQEVLDFAHEHNLFVVEDCAQAWCEPHWRGNEQADASLFSFGTIKTATALGGALCRVKDLKFLTRMRDIQSQEPVSPARKLALHCFKITFLKIISTRILFGVIVNFGKQFGNSVDDILGGMTRGFSGDSLLLQLRKQPNIGTLRLLKRRLETYDSQRIARRIKHAQLIIAKLGLENLQPELLYSQHSFWLFPYITDRPEALIKFLKEHGFDTTQRGRMEIVSPPSDRPELSSPTATELLSRTVFLPCYPEMTDATINRMCKLIIDFTAKSS from the coding sequence ATGTGGATACGGTTAAGGCTTGACATCGGGTGGCGAGATTTATGTTATGGATTCTTCGGCTCGATCGCGCCTGACAAGAGAGAAACAACACAGCAACAGTTGGAATCGTTCTGGTCAGAGCAACGATATGACACTTTGGCTTGTCTCTCCGTCCGCAGCGGATTTGACCTGTTGCTTCAGGCGCTCGCGCTACCTGAAGGATCGGAGGTTCTGTTCTCTGCCGTCACAATTCGAGATATGCCGCAAATTGCAGAAGCGCATGGCCTTGTTCCTGTGCCCGTCGATGTCTGTGGCAGCGACTACCACATTGACATGGCTTCTTTGCAGCAAGCAGTCACTACCAAGTCGCGAATTCTAGTAGTCGCTCATCTGTTTGGTGCGCGTCCCGACATGCAGGAAGTGCTGGACTTTGCTCACGAGCACAATTTGTTTGTAGTTGAAGACTGCGCACAAGCCTGGTGTGAACCACATTGGCGGGGTAATGAACAGGCAGACGCCAGTCTGTTCAGCTTCGGAACCATTAAAACAGCCACCGCATTGGGAGGCGCGCTCTGCCGCGTGAAAGACTTGAAATTTCTGACACGGATGCGCGACATTCAAAGCCAAGAGCCTGTAAGTCCTGCCAGGAAGTTGGCATTGCATTGTTTCAAGATTACTTTTCTCAAAATCATTTCTACTAGAATTCTGTTTGGTGTCATCGTTAACTTTGGCAAACAATTTGGAAACAGTGTCGATGACATTCTCGGCGGAATGACGCGCGGCTTCTCTGGTGATAGTCTGTTACTTCAGTTACGAAAGCAACCAAATATCGGAACTCTCAGATTACTAAAACGTCGCCTGGAAACCTACGATTCTCAACGCATCGCTCGACGTATCAAACACGCGCAACTTATCATCGCAAAGCTGGGACTCGAGAACTTACAACCGGAACTACTCTACAGCCAACACTCTTTCTGGTTGTTCCCCTATATCACTGATCGACCTGAAGCACTCATCAAATTCTTAAAGGAGCATGGCTTTGACACGACACAGCGAGGACGAATGGAGATTGTCTCGCCACCTTCTGATCGTCCAGAACTCAGCAGTCCCACGGCAACGGAACTGTTGAGTCGAACTGTGTTTCTCCCTTGCTACCCCGAAATGACTGACGCAACAATCAACCGGATGTGTAAGTTGATAATTGACTTCACTGCAAAATCCTCTTAA
- a CDS encoding D-arabinono-1,4-lactone oxidase gives MLFRGSTDSAYGKKLRWDAKTKLQPRLIQRYFSRNQLLNEGVEVFENRSADYTDILHEYFVPRQGLVPFVEDLRTIVPRHKQDLLNVTIGSIDTDEDTFLRYADQPLFAFVMLFHQPRSEEGDTQMQAMTVELIDAVLQAGGRYYLPYRLHATTEQFHIAYPQAKQFFTLKRTYDPQELFQNQFYLKYGRLPDSAE, from the coding sequence ATCCTGTTTCGAGGCTCTACCGACAGTGCCTATGGAAAAAAACTACGTTGGGATGCCAAGACAAAACTGCAGCCGCGCTTGATTCAACGATACTTTTCAAGAAATCAACTGCTTAACGAAGGAGTGGAAGTCTTCGAGAATCGCTCCGCTGATTATACAGACATCCTGCATGAGTACTTTGTACCGCGACAAGGTCTTGTCCCGTTTGTCGAAGATCTTCGCACGATCGTTCCACGCCACAAGCAAGACTTGTTAAACGTCACCATTGGTAGTATTGATACAGACGAAGACACGTTTCTACGTTATGCTGACCAGCCCCTGTTTGCATTTGTCATGCTGTTTCATCAACCGCGGTCAGAGGAAGGTGATACTCAGATGCAAGCCATGACCGTAGAACTCATTGATGCAGTGCTCCAGGCAGGTGGTCGGTACTACCTTCCCTACAGACTGCATGCGACGACCGAACAGTTTCACATTGCCTACCCTCAAGCGAAACAGTTCTTTACATTAAAGAGAACTTACGATCCTCAGGAATTGTTTCAGAATCAATTTTATCTCAAATATGGTAGACTTCCTGATTCTGCGGAGTAG
- a CDS encoding antibiotic biosynthesis monooxygenase family protein, with product MITVGMNYHVIEGKQQSFEDKFAGVIDALKAAEGHDSSTLWKDVSDGASYLITSEWSDEQAFKDFIQSDAFRAVTNWGKEEILSGRPQHKVYKH from the coding sequence ATGATTACTGTCGGCATGAACTATCACGTCATTGAGGGCAAGCAACAATCATTCGAAGACAAATTTGCTGGCGTGATTGATGCGTTAAAAGCAGCCGAAGGTCATGACAGTTCGACTTTGTGGAAAGATGTCAGCGATGGCGCCTCGTATTTGATCACCAGCGAATGGTCCGATGAGCAAGCCTTTAAAGACTTCATCCAAAGCGACGCCTTCCGCGCCGTCACCAACTGGGGAAAAGAAGAGATTCTCTCTGGCCGCCCACAGCACAAAGTTTACAAGCATTAG
- a CDS encoding DUF1559 domain-containing protein codes for MTTQSSIPNEPEKPNKTIDLIAVLVLCVFTFFLGLVLPFKVIFYLLAGWISHLSRLLSGLTISMERTTWFLGALIVFTVGIHFACRKWYQRNHQTHTETVSAQPDILWQKRWTLTLVAMLLMLLVSGICVISMTHQAYWMATTDDVLINHDLRQAARNSTSKNNLKQIGLALHHYHDSFNQLPSGGIINEIGQPQHSWISHMLPYLDQPILYKEIDFNQPWNAEVNRRPFETVLSMFMNPGLHFQYDNGKSDKENSKGYQPTHYAANSRLLSNNSKISLSQIKDGASNTILAGEIKSNIKPWGDPRNFRDPALGINQSQQGFGGPYKGGANILFSDGSARFLSDKIDPKVLKALSTPNGGELIGEF; via the coding sequence ATGACCACACAATCCAGTATCCCCAATGAACCAGAGAAGCCTAATAAGACGATAGATCTGATTGCCGTTCTCGTGTTGTGTGTCTTCACTTTTTTCCTGGGTCTTGTATTGCCATTCAAAGTTATATTTTATCTGTTGGCAGGCTGGATAAGCCATCTGAGCCGATTGTTATCAGGCTTAACCATTTCTATGGAACGTACAACCTGGTTTCTGGGCGCGTTGATTGTATTCACAGTGGGAATTCACTTCGCATGTCGAAAATGGTACCAGCGAAATCATCAGACGCATACTGAAACGGTATCTGCACAGCCAGATATTCTCTGGCAAAAACGCTGGACACTGACCCTGGTCGCCATGTTGTTGATGTTGTTGGTGAGTGGCATTTGTGTGATTAGTATGACACATCAAGCTTACTGGATGGCGACCACCGATGACGTTCTGATTAATCATGATTTGCGTCAGGCTGCCAGGAATAGTACATCGAAGAACAATCTCAAGCAGATTGGTCTTGCATTGCATCATTACCATGACTCGTTTAACCAACTTCCCAGCGGAGGAATTATTAATGAAATAGGGCAGCCACAACACAGTTGGATTTCTCACATGTTGCCTTATCTGGATCAACCTATTCTTTATAAGGAGATCGATTTTAATCAACCCTGGAATGCAGAAGTGAATCGAAGGCCTTTTGAAACAGTGCTGTCGATGTTTATGAATCCGGGTTTACACTTCCAATATGATAATGGAAAAAGCGACAAAGAAAATTCCAAAGGATATCAACCCACCCATTATGCTGCCAACAGTCGGTTGTTATCCAATAATTCGAAAATCAGTTTGAGCCAGATCAAAGATGGAGCATCAAACACGATCCTGGCAGGCGAAATCAAATCCAACATTAAACCCTGGGGAGATCCGCGTAACTTTCGCGACCCGGCATTAGGCATCAACCAGAGCCAGCAGGGATTTGGCGGACCATATAAAGGAGGTGCAAACATTTTATTCTCTGATGGCAGCGCCCGCTTTCTTTCAGATAAGATCGACCCTAAAGTACTAAAAGCACTCAGTACTCCCAACGGCGGAGAACTCATCGGAGAATTTTGA
- a CDS encoding DUF1559 domain-containing protein encodes MKRKAFTLIELLVVIAIIAILIALLLPAVQQAREAARRSACKNNMKQIGLAMHNYHDAFTTFPIGSQYNMWQANWRSCILPYIDQAPLYNQLTQTPADGRGYNTTNTWTGGGGYGTGPGSNEALDKAFVNVYKCPSSPLDSFYVGTVGGRHPTPSGSQVGMTMDYVGIGGAFSETIVPFDAASNTRAQVNTFYGTMAQNGMLQIGNVVRIRDCTDGTSNTIIVGEDSGSIAGDDRRKNLSGGWSGMRFPGTSGGNGYGGGGIVTIRYASNPKTAPAYTGAGFNNGPLTSYHVGGVHVLLADGAVRFISDNLNFTTLLSLGTLNDGLVVGEF; translated from the coding sequence ATGAAGCGTAAAGCTTTCACATTGATAGAATTACTGGTTGTGATAGCGATCATAGCCATTCTCATCGCATTACTGCTTCCCGCCGTTCAACAAGCACGTGAAGCTGCGCGACGGAGTGCCTGCAAGAACAACATGAAACAAATCGGTTTGGCAATGCATAATTACCATGATGCATTTACGACATTCCCGATCGGTTCTCAATACAACATGTGGCAAGCGAACTGGAGATCATGCATCCTGCCATACATCGACCAGGCTCCCCTTTACAATCAACTGACTCAGACTCCCGCCGATGGTCGCGGCTACAACACAACAAATACCTGGACCGGTGGCGGTGGATATGGAACCGGACCGGGATCCAATGAAGCGTTAGATAAAGCATTCGTGAATGTGTATAAATGCCCTTCCAGTCCATTAGATTCTTTTTATGTGGGAACAGTAGGAGGCCGGCATCCAACTCCAAGCGGCTCGCAAGTCGGAATGACAATGGATTACGTGGGTATCGGAGGTGCGTTTAGCGAGACCATTGTTCCTTTCGATGCGGCCAGCAATACCAGGGCTCAGGTTAATACGTTTTATGGAACGATGGCTCAGAATGGTATGTTACAAATCGGAAACGTCGTGCGGATCCGAGACTGTACCGATGGAACATCAAACACAATTATCGTGGGCGAAGACTCTGGCTCTATTGCAGGAGACGACCGCCGAAAGAATTTATCCGGTGGCTGGTCCGGCATGAGATTCCCGGGAACCTCCGGAGGCAATGGTTACGGAGGTGGGGGAATCGTTACGATCCGCTATGCATCGAATCCCAAAACTGCACCTGCCTATACGGGCGCAGGATTTAATAACGGTCCTCTAACGTCATATCACGTAGGAGGCGTGCATGTGCTGCTGGCTGATGGAGCGGTGCGATTCATTTCGGATAACCTCAATTTCACGACCCTGCTCTCATTGGGCACATTGAATGACGGACTGGTTGTCGGTGAGTTCTAA
- a CDS encoding ARPP-2 domain-containing protein, whose protein sequence is MRHNHSKSKPRLENIALKGLTLAPSQVFGGVRLVPVLRKDVREDLRLTRRSYDEDLAAVQLSSNTAYYSYIPHAFIADWSNDGSPAVAYGTQVRSNKSTKTSDGKVHDLGFMTARVMKKMRAREDKNRLRFLPMDVSMEGFLSLHFGGPDVAWEEYSRAAIRDGLSPRSESSIPGRWIKGLEDALRVFEIHSTQVGSLVFVADALASAFIVPHPDDYRALHATLLTDDYGELLYYYGLYAQENTILPDSIDPNAVHSLKDLRAEVTRVRSDWSKLHSLMSNNLLECPVRSEMVYNMGPFQLHRFMTELNPKAENHIGEAIVRKNGTLEYLKSYRLSAAQCLRAYLLMQLANTNWSLEACAKELNCTRNEFIFRLENAGFGYLLHQHVLEKARSEKR, encoded by the coding sequence ATGAGACATAACCATTCAAAATCAAAACCACGATTGGAGAACATCGCTCTCAAAGGCCTCACTTTAGCACCCTCTCAAGTGTTTGGTGGCGTGCGGCTGGTACCTGTGCTGCGCAAAGACGTACGCGAAGATTTGCGTCTGACCAGGCGATCTTACGATGAAGATCTGGCAGCAGTACAGCTCAGCAGTAATACTGCCTATTATTCCTATATCCCACACGCCTTCATCGCAGACTGGTCCAACGACGGATCGCCAGCGGTCGCCTATGGTACGCAAGTTCGTTCAAACAAGTCGACAAAAACGAGTGACGGCAAAGTCCATGATCTTGGATTTATGACCGCCCGAGTGATGAAAAAAATGCGAGCGCGCGAAGACAAAAATCGTCTGCGATTCCTGCCGATGGATGTTTCTATGGAAGGATTCCTCTCTCTGCATTTTGGCGGCCCGGATGTTGCATGGGAGGAGTATTCGCGGGCAGCCATCCGTGATGGATTGAGTCCGCGTAGCGAAAGCTCTATCCCAGGTCGATGGATTAAAGGGCTGGAAGACGCATTACGAGTTTTTGAAATCCATTCTACGCAAGTGGGCTCACTGGTTTTTGTCGCCGATGCACTGGCTTCAGCATTTATCGTACCTCATCCAGATGACTATCGTGCGTTACATGCAACACTTCTGACCGATGACTATGGTGAATTACTTTATTACTACGGTTTGTACGCGCAGGAAAACACGATTCTTCCGGATTCGATTGATCCCAATGCCGTTCATTCGCTGAAAGATCTGCGCGCGGAAGTGACTCGTGTGCGCTCTGACTGGTCAAAATTGCATTCTCTGATGTCGAACAATCTGCTGGAGTGCCCCGTTCGCTCGGAGATGGTTTACAATATGGGTCCCTTTCAGCTACACCGTTTTATGACGGAGTTGAATCCGAAAGCAGAAAACCATATTGGCGAGGCCATCGTCAGAAAAAATGGTACGCTGGAGTATTTAAAATCCTATCGGTTGTCAGCAGCACAATGTCTTCGCGCTTACCTGCTAATGCAACTGGCAAACACTAACTGGTCTCTCGAAGCCTGTGCAAAGGAACTTAACTGTACCAGAAACGAATTCATTTTCCGTCTGGAAAACGCCGGCTTCGGTTACCTGCTGCACCAACATGTACTGGAGAAAGCGCGCAGCGAAAAGCGATAG
- a CDS encoding M56 family metallopeptidase, which produces MILLSFWNPTDQILVWGVNILLQVSLVLGIVLVTAMFLRRNSVVRYGLLCSSLILVLLSPAITVFMQLSGKSILILPNIGETSTSTSDATLTEPPAEIPFSWQHDSFEKFIETQDTAGQVAVEIPDLTERSALESKLHAGSLHQLTSPQADGTVALLTPKTITASIRDFLHIATSALLFIWLSGSVVCLIRLSMGWYRLRTILHLATPNTNPVLTESYEEVRRVLQLTRMPELVLSKHISGPVSTGLIRPRVILPEQIIDQVTPKQLRDLFIHEVAHIVRRDQVVLLMQNLVAALFWLHPFVKAVNYQLAQAREEVCDNYVLAATNASSYSRTLLVLAELTQAEHHLPGAIGLFTSRWKLEHRIAGLLDEKRSHMVHLSIKGMTFVLTLSLLMTTIIAFGTMTLAVAQTDNNSATNEDKAKPNDLPKQNRMEDKNQMESTKTKSDISANKIMIRGTITKSNGTPAAGAIVVVSGSKTVDNMLQPKELLGETIADKTGRYKLSLDGDSSKIYTYMNLTARTENSGTGWERLYLDDGQTTIDLQLKPPQLIQVRLVDPEGQPVAQLPVVDVDMINLPNEKLKRVGGFVITSTDSVTALNLSRSFKTDDQGLLKLMNFNPRERVILKIAGTEKFAPQTLILNSGMPEVRGKHDGTYRPIIKNIKPGEVGTIVLAPAQFFEGRVLLGDSGKPAANARITMWASQQERWGSMVSIEGQTDHAGRFRLNPRPGVRFGIIAYPPEGAPYQPQELKDIRWSTGAESNNIEIKLNKVVLAQGTILDAETEKPLRGASIQYYPDRANNKNLADKMITGWQGIKRTDAAGKFSIPVLPGPGTLLVHAAERNYILQEVDSEELNAGRPGGTRTYAHAFQKINPVIGEMLEPIKIKLQSGATVAGTLVDEKGIPITNRTYVISRLKIQPSSPEWRGFPDEAINGKFELHGLREGEEYPVFFLDPHNRLGAKAIISTQNPSPKIVLKPCSSAKARFVDPDGKPIANQMLVGLYLVVTPGKPKYDWKAIQRGDILADEGLVVNLDRVNYRSPSSYTTNTKGEMTFPALIPGAIYRNVTIVDGHPNITHEFVLQPGERYEMRDIEVKLD; this is translated from the coding sequence ATGATTCTACTCTCTTTCTGGAATCCCACTGACCAGATCCTGGTTTGGGGAGTCAATATTCTCCTGCAAGTCAGTTTGGTATTGGGGATCGTGTTGGTGACGGCCATGTTCCTGCGCCGTAACTCGGTCGTTCGATATGGCCTTTTGTGTTCTTCATTAATATTGGTACTACTGAGCCCCGCGATTACGGTCTTCATGCAGTTGTCGGGAAAAAGCATACTGATACTACCAAACATCGGTGAAACGTCCACTTCCACCTCTGACGCTACCTTAACAGAGCCACCAGCAGAAATACCATTTTCCTGGCAACATGACTCGTTCGAAAAATTCATAGAAACACAAGATACCGCCGGGCAAGTAGCTGTCGAGATTCCCGATCTGACAGAACGCAGCGCACTGGAAAGCAAACTTCACGCTGGATCGTTACATCAACTGACTTCACCACAAGCAGATGGAACTGTTGCTCTTCTGACACCAAAAACGATAACAGCTTCGATTAGAGACTTTCTGCATATCGCTACGTCTGCATTGCTATTTATTTGGCTTTCTGGATCTGTGGTCTGCCTGATACGACTCTCAATGGGTTGGTATCGGCTCAGAACAATCCTACATTTGGCAACGCCCAACACCAATCCTGTTCTTACAGAATCATATGAAGAAGTGCGGCGAGTGCTGCAACTGACCCGAATGCCAGAATTGGTTCTGTCTAAACACATATCAGGACCGGTTTCTACTGGTTTGATTCGGCCGCGAGTGATTTTACCAGAACAGATCATTGACCAAGTCACTCCCAAACAGCTACGAGATCTCTTCATTCACGAAGTAGCGCATATTGTTCGACGAGATCAAGTCGTTCTGCTGATGCAAAACTTGGTTGCCGCATTATTTTGGCTACATCCTTTTGTAAAAGCGGTGAACTACCAACTTGCTCAAGCACGTGAAGAAGTTTGCGATAACTACGTGTTAGCTGCTACGAACGCTTCATCATATAGCCGAACGTTACTCGTACTTGCCGAACTGACGCAAGCGGAACATCATTTACCAGGCGCCATCGGCTTGTTCACATCTCGCTGGAAGCTCGAACATCGTATAGCCGGACTGCTTGATGAAAAACGCAGTCATATGGTTCATCTTTCAATCAAAGGGATGACTTTTGTTCTCACACTGTCATTGCTCATGACCACAATCATTGCCTTCGGAACAATGACGTTAGCCGTCGCACAAACTGACAACAACTCAGCAACGAACGAAGACAAAGCAAAACCAAATGATCTCCCAAAGCAGAATCGAATGGAAGATAAAAATCAAATGGAATCAACGAAGACAAAATCCGATATATCAGCAAACAAAATTATGATTCGTGGCACAATTACAAAATCCAATGGGACCCCGGCAGCAGGTGCAATAGTGGTAGTCTCTGGGTCGAAAACTGTAGACAATATGCTACAACCAAAGGAACTTTTGGGAGAAACGATCGCAGACAAAACTGGCCGATACAAACTGTCGTTGGATGGTGACTCATCGAAAATCTATACGTACATGAACCTCACCGCTCGAACAGAAAATTCAGGGACCGGCTGGGAGCGACTATATTTGGACGATGGCCAAACCACTATAGACCTTCAGCTTAAACCACCGCAACTCATTCAAGTGCGGTTGGTCGATCCCGAAGGGCAGCCCGTGGCTCAGTTACCAGTTGTCGATGTGGACATGATTAATTTGCCGAATGAGAAGTTAAAACGAGTTGGGGGATTTGTGATTACATCAACGGATTCAGTCACAGCACTCAACTTGTCTAGATCATTCAAGACTGATGATCAAGGATTATTGAAACTGATGAATTTCAATCCCAGGGAAAGAGTCATCCTGAAGATCGCTGGCACGGAGAAATTCGCGCCTCAGACACTGATCCTCAATTCTGGTATGCCCGAAGTACGTGGCAAACACGATGGAACCTATCGTCCTATTATCAAGAACATCAAACCGGGAGAAGTCGGGACCATTGTGCTTGCACCGGCTCAGTTCTTTGAAGGAAGAGTATTACTTGGAGACAGCGGGAAGCCTGCTGCAAACGCACGAATCACGATGTGGGCCAGTCAGCAGGAACGCTGGGGCTCAATGGTCTCAATCGAAGGTCAGACAGATCATGCAGGACGATTTCGGTTGAATCCGAGACCGGGAGTCCGTTTTGGCATCATCGCCTATCCGCCGGAAGGCGCCCCCTATCAACCTCAAGAATTGAAAGACATTCGCTGGAGCACGGGAGCAGAATCGAACAATATTGAGATCAAGCTCAACAAAGTGGTGCTCGCACAAGGCACCATTTTGGATGCCGAGACGGAAAAACCGCTCCGTGGTGCTTCGATTCAGTATTACCCGGACAGAGCCAATAACAAAAACCTGGCAGATAAGATGATCACTGGATGGCAAGGCATTAAAAGAACCGACGCCGCAGGCAAGTTCAGCATTCCCGTGTTACCTGGTCCGGGTACATTACTCGTGCATGCAGCCGAAAGAAACTACATCCTGCAAGAAGTGGATTCGGAAGAACTAAACGCTGGAAGACCGGGTGGAACGCGAACCTATGCTCACGCTTTTCAAAAAATCAATCCGGTGATTGGAGAAATGCTGGAGCCAATAAAAATTAAGCTACAGTCAGGAGCAACCGTCGCCGGTACTCTTGTAGATGAAAAAGGCATTCCTATCACCAATCGCACATATGTAATCTCGCGACTGAAAATACAACCATCATCACCAGAATGGCGTGGTTTTCCTGACGAAGCGATCAACGGAAAGTTTGAACTCCATGGACTTCGTGAAGGTGAAGAATATCCTGTCTTTTTCCTCGACCCTCACAATCGGCTGGGAGCCAAAGCCATCATCAGTACACAAAATCCTTCGCCAAAGATCGTACTCAAACCCTGCAGCTCTGCCAAAGCAAGATTCGTTGATCCGGACGGAAAACCAATTGCAAACCAAATGCTAGTCGGCTTGTATCTGGTTGTTACACCTGGTAAGCCCAAATACGATTGGAAGGCAATTCAACGCGGAGATATTCTTGCGGATGAAGGGCTCGTGGTTAATCTTGATCGCGTCAATTATAGATCGCCTTCATCGTACACAACTAACACAAAGGGAGAAATGACTTTTCCGGCACTGATCCCCGGAGCAATCTACCGGAACGTAACGATTGTCGATGGCCATCCTAATATAACCCATGAGTTCGTCCTCCAACCTGGAGAGCGATATGAAATGCGAGACATCGAAGTGAAGCTTGATTAA